The nucleotide sequence TTTCTTCCTTGCATTTTTGATGATGAATCTTGGGATTCTATTTTTCTCAGCCACTTCAAAAGTGAAAGAACTTCCGGCTTGCCCGATTTCCAATTTATAAAGTGGTTCCAATGTTCTTTCGTCAAAAAGCATCGCTGCGTTTGTAGCTGCAGGAAGATTTTCCACAACCAGTTTGATATTGGTATAATGCGTTGTGATGATTCCAAAACTTTTCTTGTCATAGAAATATTCCATAAAACTTTCCGCCAAAGCGCCACCTAATTCCGGATCAGAACCAGTCCCGAATTCGTCAATCAAAAGCAGGGTTTTGTTATCCGCTTCTCGAATCATTCCGGACATCTTTTTCAAGCGGGAAGAGTAAGTTGATAAGTGATTTTCTATGGATTGATTATCACCAATATCAGTCATAATTTTCTCAAAGAAAAACATTTCGGATTTTGGATGGACAGGAACCAGAATTCCGCTCTGAATCATCACTTGTAACAATCCAACTGTTTTCAAAGTGATGGATTTTCCACCAGCATTTGGTCCGGAGATACAGATGATCCGGTTATGTTCTGTTAAGGTTAGCGTTTGTGGGAAAATCTCTTTATTTTCATTTTTATTTCTGATCCAAAGCAACGGATGAAAAGCATCTTTCAGACGCAAGGTCTGATGTCTGTTGATTTTCGGTAAGATTCCGTTCACTTTTTCAGCAAATTTGGCTTTGGCTCGGATTAAGTCCAGATCAAAAATATAAGTCTGATAATCCGAAAGTTGAGGCTGGAATTCTGATAACTCCGCTGTTAATTTTCTAAGAATTTTATCGATTTCTTTTTTCTCTTCTTCCTGATTTTCCTTCAGTTTAAAATAATGTTTCACTACACTTTCCGGCTGCATAAAAGTAATAGAACCCGTTTTGGAAATTCCTAAAACACGTCCGTTAACTCTTTTTTTGAAGCCCGATTTTACTGCTAAAACTCTTTGATCCTCAATGATACTTTCTCTAATATCTTCTAAAAATTCTGAATAAGTAGCTAAAGAACGATTGAAATTCTCATCAACGGCTTTTCTGGCGTGCTGTATTTCGGTTCTTAAAGTTTTCAGAACAGCAGAAGCATCACTTTTAACATCTCCAAATCGGTTGAAAACTTTATCCACTTTATCAATGATTTCTTTTCGGAATTCTAAGTCTTTCACTTCTTCCAAAAGTGTGGGGAATGCTTCTGAAAGCTGAGGGAAGAATTTTTGCAGTTTTCCGATTTGTTCCGTGATCGTTTTGATTTTGATAAACGATTTGTTTTCTAATCGGTAATTCTCGATCAGCATCAATTTCAATTCTTCTTCGATGTCTTCGTATTCATCAAAGGGAATAGCGTTGGAACTTTCAAAACTTGTTAGGAATTCCGAAGTTTTCTTCAGAGATAATTCTGCTTCGTCAATTTCCATTGGGCGAAGTTCCATGATGTTGTCTGCCGTTTTTGGCGAATAAGCGAAAGGGGCGATTTCCGCAAGAAGTTCCGGAAATTCGAGTTCGTTAAGGTCTGCTTGATTGATATTCACAGAGCAAATTTACTGAGATAAATTTAGAATGAAAACATTTGTAGCGGATTAGATTTTAAATTATCAATCTTTTCCCTGACAGATAGTTATCATAACAATTATTAATTTAATAATTTTTGAAATGGATTTTTATAAATCATCCAATGAGAATTAATACGGGTTTATACGGAGTATGTACGGGGTATGTATGGCGTATGTACGGAGTATCTCCGAAGTGTGTAACGCAAAATATTCTCCCATGATTTGAGAATCTTGCAAAAAGAAGTCCGTTTTCGGGGCCGAATCGATTGGATAATCTTATTGTTTTGTGAGTTTTAAATGAATAATTATCTGATTATCATTTGTTTGTAAAGAACGATGTGCTGTAGTATGTGTTAAAGTTTCAGTTGTGAAGGCCGGCTAAAAAAAGTAAGAGAAAGCTGTTTTAATTATTTTTTATAGCATTACTTTAACCATTGCGCATTTCATATAGCTTGCAGAGAAAATGCGAAACTAAATTACTAATATTCTATATGAAATACGCAACAAACTATCAGTGTAAAACACTCTTCTTTAAAGAGTTTTAAACAAATATAGAAAAATATCCATTATATGATAAACTTTCGTATATTTGGGTGTTACCTGCAATGTTATAAAAAACCGCACAAAATACAGAATATGAGGAATTTAACACTTTTATTTTTACTTTTTACAAATCTTTATTTTTCGCAAACCAACCGATTTATTTATGAATTAAAATATCGGAGCGAACCAACCCAAGATTATAGAACTGATTTAATGGCGTTAGATATTGACGCAAAAAATGTAAGATTTTACGATTATAAATTTGTAGAATATGACAGCATAAATAAAAAAGCGAACGAATATTCCTCACGTTACAGCACAAAAACCGACCAAGTTTTAACTAGAAAATTAAATTCTAACAAAAATATTTGGTATAGAGACTTTTTTGACTATTTCGCAGTCACTACAAACGACGAAATGAAGTGGAAACTCTCAAATGAAACGCAAAATTTTGAAGGCTACAAACTTCAAAAAGCAACTACAAAATTTGCGGGAAGAGATTGGACGGCTTGGTTTTCAAAAGATGTAAATATTTCTGAAGGACCTTACAAATTTAGAGGTTTACCCGGATTGATTTTCATTTTGGAAGACAATCAAAAAGATTTTGTTTACAAACTTGTCAAAAACATAAAACTTCCAAGAACATACGACACAAAGGAATTTGTTGAAACACATTACGGAAAACCCGCACTTCCCGTAACAAATGAGAAGTTTAACAAATACATTCAGGAAATTTATGCAGACCCAATAAGAATGTTTTCTGCTCAAATGAAGGATGGAGGAAAAGCGACATTTAAAAATGAAACTGTTGAAAGCATGGAAGAACTTAATAAGAAAAAAGCAATGTTGCAAAATGGAATTAAAAGCAGATATATTTATATTGAAAAAGACAAAGCGCCAAAATTCAATTAATAAACACTGCAGGTAATAACTAAGCTTTCGTTTTGTCTGCAAGACAAGAAATGAAAGCCCGTTGAACGGAAGCTCCGGTAGCTTTTCAGCAGTATGATGGTCCTCTTATGGGGATGTCGTTTTTAGAATTTAGAGGTGCAAAGCAGTTTTTTCGGAAGGACTGCTTTTTTTGTAGCGTTGGGTAGCCTTTGGCAGTGGTTTCTGCGGGGTTTTACTGGCTGTAGGGCACAGCTTCCCTTACCCGCAAAGATTATTTCGCAGACAAAGGTTGGGTGACGAAAAGAAAGTCCTGCGGCGGACCGCGCTGCCCGAAAATGGCAATGGTTACCAGGTTTCCTTCTTTGCAACACCGGCATTTATTGAGCAAAGTCTTGGGTTTTGCTTCCGGAACCCGGATGTTTAAATCAGACTGTAAACTCTGCAGTTTCCCACGCTTCCAGCTGCTGCTTAAAATACCGTAATGGCGGATCCGCACAAACCTTCTGGGCAGAATATGAAGACTGAAGCGCCTGATAAACTCCACATGGGATAGGGTCATCTCCTTTTTTTCGCCACCTTTCCGGTAATCTTTGTAGCCAAAACGAACTTCTTTATCGGTAACTTCTTTGATGCGGTGATTGCTGATGGCGACTTTGTGGGTGTATCTGCCTAAATATTCAATCACCTGTTTCGGGCCGCCAAAAGGTCTTTTGGCATAGACGACCCATTTTTTGGCGAAGAGCCTGTCCATGAGGTCAGCATCTTTAATTCCACAAGCCTTTAATGAAGCCACAAACTTCGCGCGGAAGACTTTGCTCATCGCCTTTACGGAGAACAGATATTTATCGTTTCGTACTTTCTTTTTCCATCTGCCCTGCCTGTTGATGCCACCACCTGGAACAATGCAGTGCAGGTGCGGATGCAAGCTCAAGTTCTGTCCCCACGTGTGAAGTATCGCAATCATTCCGAGCTGCATTCCTTCCGTTTTGCCAAACTGGTTTAAAGTTGCCCAGGCGGCTTCAAATAAGGTTTTGTAAACAAGGGTGGGATTGGCAATGGACAAACCGTTCAGTTCTTCAGGAAGCGTAAAAACCAGATGGTAATAGCTGCACGGCAGCAAGTCCGCTTCACGTTTCCGGATCCATTCTTCCTTTTTGTGTCCCTGACACTGGGGACAGTGACGGTTTCTGCAGGAGTTGTAACTGATGGAGAGGTTTCCGCAGCCATCACACGCATCGATATGACCACCCAACGCTGAAGTGCGGCAATAGGACAGAGCCCGAAGCGTTTTTTCCTGATGAACCGTAAAATTCCGGGCCGATAGATTGAGTTTACGAAGAACATCTGCAACGCCTCCGTTTTGATGCTTTGCCTTACTTCGGGATTCCATTTTTGCGGCATAAAGCGAAAACGGTATCCAGGGGGCTGTGCGGCTGCTGATCCGATAGCTGGCAGACATGGAGGTATTCCATCGTCGATTCAATTCTTTCATGACCCAGAAGTTTCTGAACCATGATGATCGGAACGCCGTCTTCCAGCAGATGCGTGGCGTAGCTGTGGCGCAAAGTATGGGTGTGAACCTCTTTGGTGATGCCGGCTTTTTTTGAGATGGTCTTGATTACCCACTGAACGCCGCGCTGGCTGTAGCGGGAGTCAAAATCAGGTTTCTGTAAAGCGTTTTGATGTGTTTTTAAATCAATCTCCTCAATATTCCTGTTATGGTTCCCATTGAATAAATACTGATCCGGATTTTCAATACTGATGAAGGTTTTCAAGCCTCTGATTAAATGTTCGGACAGGGGAACATAGCGGTCTTTGCTGCCTTTTCCCTGCACGATATGCAGCATCTTCCGGTCGAAATCCAAATGCTGAAGCTTGATATTCCTTACTTCCATACAACGCAGTCCGCACCCGTAGATGAGGCCGATGAGCAGTTTGTGTTTCAGGAGTTCAGCACTTTGAAGCATTCGCCAGATTTCTTCACGGCTTAAAATAGTGGGAAGTTTTTTCACTTTTGGAATCGCGGGAAGATGGAGGTAGCTGTAGGGCAAACCTTCGGTTTTCAGCAAAAACCGCAGTCCGTAAACGGTATGTTTAAAATAGGACTGTGATGGGGTTTGGCTTCGCTGCTGGAGTTCAAAAAGGTAGTCTTTGACCTGTTCGGGATCCAGTTCGGTGGGCAATGTTTTGAAATGTAGCGCCATGGCCGCAACGTGACGGGAATAATTGTCGAAGGTACGCTTGCTTCTGCCCAGGATGGAAATATTTCTTTCGAAGCGTTGCAGAAGTTCGGCAAAACCGTTAACTTCGCTCGAGGCACGATTCAGGAATTTGTTTGTCCTTAAATCCTCCGGAGATTTTTTTTTGTAGCCATTTGATGAGTTTTTAAAAGGTTAATAAAAACAAAGTTACTAAAACGGCGAATGGGAAAAGCTACCGGAGGTTTAGTTCAACATAGGTTTTGCAAGATGCGGGGTTGAAGGAAATCTCAGAAAATTTTCAGAAAATACCCGCAAAAAACTTTTCCATTTTTTAGTTTTTTCCTAATTTAAAAAAATGGAAAAAGTTTTTGCTAGCGTTTCGTTCTCCTGTCCACTTTCGGTTGCAGTAGCCCGCACCTCGCAAAGCCCTTTCCCGTTATCTGCCATTTTATGGAAAGTGCATAAAATTGAACTCAAATACTATAAATAAATGAAAAAAACAATCTTGACTTTAGCGATTTCTTTCGCTTCTTTAAATTTTTTAAACGCTCAAATAACTGAAACTTCAATTGAGGGTGTAAATTTTAGCAAATATCCTGCTAAAGTTGAAAATTCTAAAGCAAAACTAAATCTTGCTAGTCATTCTCTTGGAAAAACTTACAAAACTGCAATTTATCAACAATACAAGTCTGAACCAATAAATTTTGGTGGACATTATGTTATGACTTTTTGGGGAGCAGGTATGGGAATGACAAATGGAGCAATGGTTGATGCGAAAACGGGGGGAATTATTCCATTACCATTAACAGATGAAAATGCAATTCGTGATTGCGTTTATAATGATAATGACAATATATTTCACAAGAAAAACAGCAATCTTTTAGTCACTTTTAAATGTCAAAGAATTGGCGAGTATAACGAAAGTACAAACACTCAAAAAATCAAATTGACTTATTACTATTACAAATGGGACGGAAAAAAATTCAACTTAATAACTACCAAAACAAAAAATGCCGTTGAAGATTAAAAGAAACGGCAGATAACAAGGGTTTTGCAATAGTGGGGCGAAACTGCAAAGTTCAACGGCAGTTCTTCGGTTCAACTTTTGTGAAAATTGAAGATTTGTGCTTCGATTGCCCCACCATCGCAAAGCCCCAAAACGTTGGCGGTCATTCTATTGACGACCGTACTAAATAACGGGAGAAACTGAAAACCGAATAGAGTAAGTAATAAAATCAAACAAAACATAATGGGATTATTTGACTTTTTTAAATCAGGCGACAACAAAAAACCTTCAATTGATTTGGCGGACTTTAAATTTCTCTCGGACGACCATACAAGAATTGAAAATGGACGATCAACAAATGCTAATAATAAGGGTGCTTGGAGAGGAATAAGAGTAAAAACTTCTGACAATGAAACTTTTTTTGTGACAATGTACAATATGAATGAGAACCATCCAGTTTGGGGCGACAATATTCAAATGGCAGAAAAAAGAATGAAAGTTGTTGAAGAAAATACTGATAAAACTGTTCTTCGTGGTTTTGGTACAGATGTGATGGGTGCTTCTTTTGCTGACTATGGACTTACACTTCACAAATCAAACAATAATGTGATTAAAGTGACATTACATATGCACGATAGAAATATTGACATTGTATATGAAAAAGCAGAAAACAAAACCCAATCATCTAAATTAGACAACTACTCAAAGAGTGATAGCTTTGAGAATTTTGTCGAACGATTTCGTACAATGGCTATGCCTGAGAAAATGCAAATTGCAATGCAAACAGATTTGATAAATAATCAAGGTGCAGATGCTTATGAAAATGGAAATATAGAATTAGCGATAGAAAAATTTCAACAAGCATTGAAAATAATGCCTATAAATGATGACGCATTAATAAATCTGTGTAGATGCTATACTAGAATTGGCGAATATGAAAAAACTATTGACCCTTTAAAAAAACTTAATTATTTAAATCCAAACACCAAAAAGAAAATCATCGCTTATAGTTTGCTTATGCATTTATTAGAAGATTTTGACTCTGATGGAGGTGCTGTAAGTCCTTCAACACTTATTAATTTTATTAAAGAGAAGTTTGAGATTACAACCAACGATACTGAAATCAAGAATATAATACAGATAATAAATGAACCTTATAATAGACATATTTTAGTCTATATGATTGGTGGAGGTTTCGGATTTGGAATGGGTTCCGGAGAAAGTCCTTATATGACTTCTGATGGTACTACGAAATCTGTAATCCGTGACGAAATAAGAGACGTTTTAAATTGGGATTAAAAAGAACGAACCGCCAACAAGGGTTTGCCAAAAGCGGGGCTGAAGTTCTTCGGTTGGGCATTTGTGCAAGGTTCAAGAGTAGTAATTCTATTGAACTTTTGTGCTAAAAATCCCCGCCTTCGGCAAGCCCCAAACCGTTATCGGCAATTTTAAGACAATATGCAACAAATTTTACACAATATAAAATCATTCTTTTCATCATTTCCTTTGAATAAGGAATTCTTATATATAGAAAATTATATAAGACTTGAGGATGGGATTATTGATCCTATAGATTTTTGTAAATTATCATTCGATTACTATTGTGTTGAAGAAGATTCTATTAAAACTTTCGAATTAGATTTACCTGAGTACAGTAAAAATCATTTTGGAAATTACGCTGAGCAATCAATTCCAGAGGAAATCATTGATGAAAATGGAATATTAAATTATAATTTGCATTTATATGGTATCTGTAAATCTTGCAAAAAAAAGCAAGCTGAATTTTTAATTTCTGTTAGAAGTGATAAAAAGTTTCCAACAGATAGGCAGCGTTTATATAAAGTTATTGATGAAGAAACTTCTGTTCCAATTGATGTTTTTGAAAATAAGCAAATTAATGTGTACTTAACAAAAATTGCTGTTTTCCCAGAACCAAAAATTAAAATTGAAAAATATATTCAAAAATATTTTGATAGGGAAACGAACAATTGGTATTACAAGGGAATTAAATCCTATAATGAAGGTTTTGGAATTGGTTCATACGCTTATTTTAGAAGAATTATTGAAAAAGAGCTTATAAAGATTTTCCAAGAAATCAGTTTACTTCCAGACGCAGATTCAAAATTAAATAAACTAATCAGTGAATATAAAGAAAAGAACCAAATAAGCACTTTGTATAATGACTCTTTTCATCTGCTTCCAAAATCATTACAATTATTAGGAGAAAATCCATTAAAATTATTGTATTCATTGACCTCGCAAGGTCTTCATAATTTAACTGAAGAAAATTGTTTAGAAAACTCGGACAAAATTCATAAAATACTAGATTTTGTAATAAAAAAAATTTATGAAGAAAAATCTGAATTATCAAGCATACGAGAAATTATTAAAAGTATAAAAAAATAAAAACTGCCGATGATAACCAGAGTTTCGTTGGGCTCGAAGAGCCAACAATGAAACTCCTGTTGAACCCTTCGGCTAGCTCAGGGCAGGCTCGCTTTGGGAGCTTTTTCAACACTATGGGTTTATCGTAAAATTTTTAGAGAATATTTCAAGAGAACAGGTTGTTCTCTTTTTTTATCAGTCGTATTGTGATGGCTTTTAGTGTGTTATCCATCCCATTGGGGTATAATTTCCCTTACCCAAATCTTTTAAAATGCAGATTTAGGAGCAGGTAAATTTCGGCTCATCTCCAAAAACCATTGCGGCGGTCCCCTCAAATCAAACATTGCAATGGTGACTAAATTCCCTGTTTTACAACAACTGCATTTCGGTTGAAACGGCTTTGGCAAAGGTTTTTCTTTGGGCTGGATGCCTAATTTTTGTTGCAGATTTTTAAGCTTGATACGCTTCAAGGTGCTGCTCAAAAAACCATAATGACGGATTTTCACAAATCTTTTCGGTAAAATATGCATCGCAAATCTTCGGATAAACTCCTCGTGGTTCAAAACCATCTGCTTTTTGATACCTTTTTGGCGGTAATCTTTGTAAGAAAAAGTTACCGTTTCCGCGTCAATTTTTCTGATTCTCTGGTTACTGATGGCGATTTTATGCGTGTATCTGCCCAAATATTCTACCACAGATTTTGGGCTTCCAAAAGGCTTTTTAGCAAAAACCACCCAAGGTTTTTCCCACAGATTTTGCCTGATTTTGGTATATTCTTTAAGGTTTTTATCTTTTAATTTCTCACAAAATTTAGCCCTGAAAACTTTACTCAAAGCCTTTACCGGAAACAAAAATTTGCCGTCTGAACGTAGATTTTTCCAAGCTCCGCTTTCATCTACTCCACCGCCCGGAACAATGCAGTGCAAATGCGGATGAAGGCTCAGATTCTGTCCCCAAGTATGCAAAACAGCAATCATTCCCATCTTTAAACCGCGGTTTTCACCAAACGTTTGAAGCGTTTCCCAGGCAGATTCAAATAAAAAATCGTACAACATTTTGGGCTCGTGAAGCGCGGTTTTGTTCAATACATCAGGAAGCGTAAAAACCACGTGAATTAAGCGAAGCGTATCACGAATACAATTAAAACGAATAATAAAAAATGAGTAAAATAAGGTACCGGAAGCAGTTCGGTTTCCCGATTTTCAATCCATTGCTCTCGGTTTTTGCTCTGACATTTTGGGCAATGACGGTTTCGGCAGGAGTTGTAACTGATGCTTACATTTCCACATTCATCACAAGCGTCAATATGACCACCCAAAGCAGAGGTACGGCATTTTTTCAACGCTGAAAGTGTTCGTAATTGCCAAGAATTAAGTCCTAAATCCTCCAATTTTGAACCTAATTTGTTTAAAACATCGGCGACTTCGTATTGAGGTTGAGTTGGCTGTTTTTTTATGGTTTTAAAACCTCTCATTTCTTCCCAAATTCTGAAAAAAGGGTATCGAGCGGTGAAAAGAGTTTTTGTGTGGAAAGTTGTGCAATTTGAAGATAAACCAGCGTCGTGTCAATACTTTCGTGACCGAGAAGATTTTTGATGCTCAAAATATCCATCCCATCTTCCAGAAGATGCGTCGCAAAACTGTGACGAAGCGTATGGACGCTCACATCTTTCAGGATGTTTGCCGTTTTTGATGCCTGCTTTACCGCCCACTGAACGCCGCGCTGGGAGTAACGGGAATCGAAATCGCCACCAGCACGCCCTCCACGAGGTTCTCCAAAGAGATAATCATCCGGTTTTTCCGCTTCGATATACTTTTTGAGTCCCCGAATCAGATGCTCAGAAAGTGGCAAATAGCGGTCTTTTTTTCCTTTTCCCTGAACCACTTTGAGTTGTTTTCGACCAAAATCTAAGTCGCACAAACGCAGATTTCGAACTTCCATACATCGCAATCCGCAGCCGTAAAGAATGCCGATCAAAATTTTATGTTTTAAAAGTTTACAGCCGGACAACATCTGCCAAACCTCCTGTTTACTGAGAACTACAGGCAGTTTTTTCTCTTTTTTAATTTCCGGAAGACTCAAAAAATCATAGCTTAAACCTTCCGATTTTAGCAGAAACCGAAGCCCGTAAACGGTGTGTTTAAAGTACGATTGTGATGGAGATTTAGATTTTTTCTGAAGGTAAAAAAGGTAATCGTGAATTTGCTCGGGATCCAATTCTGTAGGAATTTTCCCGAAATGTAGCGACACCGCAGCGACGTGTCTGGAGTAATTTTGAAAGGTACTTTGGCTTCTTCCCAACACCGAAACCGTACGTTCAAACCTATGCAAAAGCTCCGCAAATCCCGGAACTTCGCGCTTTGCCTGATTGATGATCTTGTTTTCTCGAAGCTCTTCTACACTCTTTTTTTTGTTGCCATTTTACTGATTTTTAATTAGTTTTACAAAGTAACTAAATATAGCGCTGAGAAAGCTACCGAAGGTTTAGTTCAACAGCAGTTTGGCAAAATGGCGGGTTTAGTGCTAAATTCAACGGCAGTTCTTCGATTGAACTTTTGTGCAAAACTGAACATTTGTACTTCGATTTCCGCCACTTCGCCAAGCTACAAACCGTTGTAGGCAATTATACCGAACATACCGCAAATGAAGAAAATATCAATACTAACAATATTAATTTTACTGACACAAAATATCTATTCTCAAAACTTTGGTGAATTTCCAAAAATTGAAAAAGAAAAACTTCAAAGAGATTTAGATTTACTACATCAAGGCTTGGATAAGTTTCATTCAGGAATGTATTGGTACACACCAAAAGACAGTGTTGATATTGCTTTTCAAGACGCAAAAAATCAAATTAATACTGATTTAAACGTTTTTGAGTTCCACAAAATAATCGCACCATTAGTAGCATTATCAAGAGAAGACCACACAGACATTTTTTTACCAAAAGAAGTTAAAGAACAGACCAATAAAAATGAAAATATTCGATTTTTACCTTTAACTGTGGTTTTCTTGGGCGAGAAGTTATATTGTGTCAAAAATGCTTCAAATAATTCTGCAAAAATTGAAAATCTTGAAATTGAAAAAATCAATGGAGAAACACCCAAAGAAATTGTCACAAAAATTGGAATTTTATTTGCATCAGATGGGTACATAAAATCTGTAAAATACAGTGATTTGGGTGGCTTTAATTTTTCTAAAAACTATTTTTACTACTATGGAATAATTGAGAAATATGAAGTGAAATTCAAAGAAATTACAGAGCCTATCACAATTAATTCATTGTCAATTAGTCAAATTAATGAAAACCTAAAAAAGAACAACAATATTGACAAAGAAAAAACTGAAAATGAACCTTTGCAATTCAAAATTATAAATGCAAAAACAGCTTATTTGGATATTCAAACATTCTCAAACGACATAATTAAAAGAGAAAGCAAATATAAAACATTAAAAAAGTTCTTGAAACAAAGTTTTTCCGAAATAAAAGAACATAATATTAAAAATGTGATTATTGACGTTAGTAAAAATGGCGGTGGAACTGAAGGAAATGAAGGTTTGTTATATTCTTATTTTGGCGATAATTACCAAAAATACTCTAAAGTAAGAGTCAAAACTCAAAAAGTAATCCTTAATAATGGAATTGACAAACCGATAAAACTTAAAGTATTCGGATTTTTAGAACGAATTTTTGTAAACAAAAAAATGAAAGATGGAAGTCTTGAAAGAAAAAATAATTTAGGTCTCGGACTTATGGCATACAAAAAAGCACCAAAAGACACCTTTAAAGGTAATGTGTATGTTCTCATTAGTCCAATAACATATTCTGGCGGTAGCGAATTTTCAAATATGATGTATTCGCAAGGATTAGCAACATTTATTGGACAAGAAACAGGCGGAGGTTATTATGGAAATACGAGTGGATATAGTCAAGATTTAACTTTGCCAAATTCCAAAATAACCATTGAAATCCCAGCATTACAATTTGTGATGAATGTTGAACCAAAATTACCATTTGGAAGTGGAGTAAAACCCAATTACGAAGTAATCCCAACAATAAATCAATATATTAATAATGAAAATATTTACTTAGAATATGCATTAAAATTAATAAGCGAAAAACAATAACTGCCTACAATAACTAAGTTTTCGTCTTGTCCGAAGGACACGAGATGAAAACCCTGTTGAACGGAAGCTTCGGGAGCTTTTTGCTGGGCTTTTTCAGATATTATGGGGTTATCGTAGAAAGATTTTTTAGAGATACAAGAGGCTTCGAGAAGAGTCTCTTTCTTCGTGGCGATTTTGGTTGTTTTTTCTTGGTTTTATTGTGTTTTTCTTCACTTTTGGGCATAATTTCCCTTACCCAAAAATCTATTTTTTAGGCGTTGGCTGACTTTGGCTCATCTCCAAAAACCATTGCGGCGGACCTCGAAGATCGAACGTGGCAATCGTTACCAAATTTCCAACTTTACAACAACTACATTTCGGCTGAAAAACTTTTGGCGGAAGCTTTTCTTTAGGCTGGATGCCTAATTTTTGTTGTAGATTTTTAAGCTTGATACGCTTCCAAGTGCTGCTCAAAAAACCATAATGACGGATTTTTACAAATCTTTTCGGTAAAATATGCATCGCAAATCTTCGGATAAACTCCTCGTGGCTCAAAACCATCTGCTTTTTGATGCCTTTTTGGCGGTAATCTTTGTAAGAAAAAGTGACCGTTTTCGCGTCAATTTTTCTGATTCTCTGGTTACTGATGGCGATTTTATGCGTGTATCTGCCCAAATATTCTACCACAGATTTTGGGCTTCCAAAAGGCTTTTTAGCATAAACTACCCAAGGTTTTTCCCACAGACTTTGCCTTAATTTTTCGTAATTCCCAGCCTCATTTTCAGTAAATTTTTCTCGTTGATTTTCATTCAATTTTAATGATAATTGATGCTTCAGTTTCTCACAAAATTTACCCCTGAAAACTTTGCTCAAAGCCTTTACCGGAAAGAGAAATTTCCCATCTGAATGGAGATTTTTCCAAGTTCCGCTTTCATCCACACCACCGCCCGGAACAATGCAGTGCAAATGCGGATGAAGGCTCAGATTCTGTCCCCAAGTATGCAAAACAGCAATCATTCCCATTTTTAAACCTCGATTTTCACCAAACGTTTGAAGCGTTTCCCAGGCAGATTCAAATAAAAA is from Epilithonimonas vandammei and encodes:
- a CDS encoding GLPGLI family protein, with amino-acid sequence MRNLTLLFLLFTNLYFSQTNRFIYELKYRSEPTQDYRTDLMALDIDAKNVRFYDYKFVEYDSINKKANEYSSRYSTKTDQVLTRKLNSNKNIWYRDFFDYFAVTTNDEMKWKLSNETQNFEGYKLQKATTKFAGRDWTAWFSKDVNISEGPYKFRGLPGLIFILEDNQKDFVYKLVKNIKLPRTYDTKEFVETHYGKPALPVTNEKFNKYIQEIYADPIRMFSAQMKDGGKATFKNETVESMEELNKKKAMLQNGIKSRYIYIEKDKAPKFN
- a CDS encoding tyrosine-type recombinase/integrase, which produces MNRASSEVNGFAELLQRFERNISILGRSKRTFDNYSRHVAAMALHFKTLPTELDPEQVKDYLFELQQRSQTPSQSYFKHTVYGLRFLLKTEGLPYSYLHLPAIPKVKKLPTILSREEIWRMLQSAELLKHKLLIGLIYGCGLRCMEVRNIKLQHLDFDRKMLHIVQGKGSKDRYVPLSEHLIRGLKTFISIENPDQYLFNGNHNRNIEEIDLKTHQNALQKPDFDSRYSQRGVQWVIKTISKKAGITKEVHTHTLRHSYATHLLEDGVPIIMVQKLLGHERIESTMEYLHVCQLSDQQPHSPLDTVFALCRKNGIPK
- a CDS encoding IS91 family transposase gives rise to the protein MESRSKAKHQNGGVADVLRKLNLSARNFTVHQEKTLRALSYCRTSALGGHIDACDGCGNLSISYNSCRNRHCPQCQGHKKEEWIRKREADLLPCSYYHLVFTLPEELNGLSIANPTLVYKTLFEAAWATLNQFGKTEGMQLGMIAILHTWGQNLSLHPHLHCIVPGGGINRQGRWKKKVRNDKYLFSVKAMSKVFRAKFVASLKACGIKDADLMDRLFAKKWVVYAKRPFGGPKQVIEYLGRYTHKVAISNHRIKEVTDKEVRFGYKDYRKGGEKKEMTLSHVEFIRRFSLHILPRRFVRIRHYGILSSSWKRGKLQSLQSDLNIRVPEAKPKTLLNKCRCCKEGNLVTIAIFGQRGPPQDFLFVTQPLSAK
- a CDS encoding endonuclease MutS2, yielding MNINQADLNELEFPELLAEIAPFAYSPKTADNIMELRPMEIDEAELSLKKTSEFLTSFESSNAIPFDEYEDIEEELKLMLIENYRLENKSFIKIKTITEQIGKLQKFFPQLSEAFPTLLEEVKDLEFRKEIIDKVDKVFNRFGDVKSDASAVLKTLRTEIQHARKAVDENFNRSLATYSEFLEDIRESIIEDQRVLAVKSGFKKRVNGRVLGISKTGSITFMQPESVVKHYFKLKENQEEEKKEIDKILRKLTAELSEFQPQLSDYQTYIFDLDLIRAKAKFAEKVNGILPKINRHQTLRLKDAFHPLLWIRNKNENKEIFPQTLTLTEHNRIICISGPNAGGKSITLKTVGLLQVMIQSGILVPVHPKSEMFFFEKIMTDIGDNQSIENHLSTYSSRLKKMSGMIREADNKTLLLIDEFGTGSDPELGGALAESFMEYFYDKKSFGIITTHYTNIKLVVENLPAATNAAMLFDERTLEPLYKLEIGQAGSSFTFEVAEKNRIPRFIIKNARKKVEHDIVNLDKTIVKLQQEKFEVEKLKSDLSEKRDSVEDKRDNLQKLNEQLQQKLFNFQKLYEEEHRKLQFGNKIETFIDSYVKGKSRKDVVKDFVKILEQEKFRKLGTDKDESKRLQVVKRKITQQLKKEDVIEKIAETNEKLEEKRKAERAVWMKVGQRVRITGSTSVGTIEKISKNKVIVNYGTFKTTIDSGELERI
- a CDS encoding tetratricopeptide repeat protein yields the protein MGLFDFFKSGDNKKPSIDLADFKFLSDDHTRIENGRSTNANNKGAWRGIRVKTSDNETFFVTMYNMNENHPVWGDNIQMAEKRMKVVEENTDKTVLRGFGTDVMGASFADYGLTLHKSNNNVIKVTLHMHDRNIDIVYEKAENKTQSSKLDNYSKSDSFENFVERFRTMAMPEKMQIAMQTDLINNQGADAYENGNIELAIEKFQQALKIMPINDDALINLCRCYTRIGEYEKTIDPLKKLNYLNPNTKKKIIAYSLLMHLLEDFDSDGGAVSPSTLINFIKEKFEITTNDTEIKNIIQIINEPYNRHILVYMIGGGFGFGMGSGESPYMTSDGTTKSVIRDEIRDVLNWD